CAGCGCAGTTTCCGCAATGCGCCAAGAGTTCTAGATCTTGACCTTTTGTATTACGATGGCGTCATGTCGTCTGATCCGAACATGATCCTGCCGCACCCGCGCATGCATGAGCGCGCTTTCGTGATGGCGCCGTTGGCCGAAATCGCTGCCGGACAAACGCTGGCGGGCATAGGCGATGTTTCCGAACTGGCGGCGTCGCTCGACGCCGGCGGCATCGTCCGGCTGGATGAGGCTGTCTGAACCCATCCCTATTCTGGAATTAAGATGACCCAATTGCGCTATGTCGTGGTGGAGGGGCCTATCGGCTCCGGCAAGTCTTCGCTGGCCAAACGCTTGTCCGGCTACTGGAATGTGCAGCTCAAGGCCGAGGATCCCGCGGCCAATCCTTTTCTGCCCCGTTTTTACCGCAATATGCCGGCTCATGCGCTGTCTACCCAACTGAGCTTTTTGCTGCAGCGCGCCGACATCGCGCGCGACATGCTGCAAGGCGAACTGGCGGCCGCGCCGCTGGTGTCGGACTTTCTGTTCGAGAAAGACGAGCTGTTCGCCCGCGTCAATCTGGACGAGCAGGAGCTGGCCTTGTACCGCCGGCTGGCCCGTCAGGCCTTGCCCGAGTATCCGGTGCCGGACCTGGTGATCTATCTGCAAGCGTCGGAGGACGTATTGCTGGAACGCGTCGCCGCGCGCGCCATCGATTACGAAGTGAACTTCCCCGAGGGGTACCTCAAGCGGGTGCACGCCGCCTATAGCGAATTTTTTCATCAGTACGAAGCCGCGCCGTTGCTGATAGTCAACACCGACCACCTGAATCTGGTGGACGGCGACGAGGACTTCGAGTTATTGATCCGCTGCATTGCCGAAATGCGCGGTCAACGCAGCTATTTCAACAAGAGCGCCTGATCCGGAAAGCTTCCGCGCGGCGCCGCAGATGGAACACGAGGAAATCGAGAGATGAAAATAACCGTCAATACGCTGAACAAGCTGGCTGCGGAAGGCCAGAAAATCACCATGCTGACCTGCTATGACGCCAGCTTCGCCAGCTTGCTGGAC
The Chromobacterium sp. IIBBL 290-4 DNA segment above includes these coding regions:
- a CDS encoding deoxynucleoside kinase, translating into MTQLRYVVVEGPIGSGKSSLAKRLSGYWNVQLKAEDPAANPFLPRFYRNMPAHALSTQLSFLLQRADIARDMLQGELAAAPLVSDFLFEKDELFARVNLDEQELALYRRLARQALPEYPVPDLVIYLQASEDVLLERVAARAIDYEVNFPEGYLKRVHAAYSEFFHQYEAAPLLIVNTDHLNLVDGDEDFELLIRCIAEMRGQRSYFNKSA